Proteins from a genomic interval of Drosophila willistoni isolate 14030-0811.24 chromosome 2L unlocalized genomic scaffold, UCI_dwil_1.1 Seg139, whole genome shotgun sequence:
- the LOC6638456 gene encoding gram-negative bacteria-binding protein 3, which yields MGLRLPLVFILCLAALRSSAYKVPNARVRVFYPKGFEVSIPHEPGISLFAFHGKVNEEFDGLEAGRWARDIPTAKKGRWTFRDRETVLNLGDTLYFWTYVIYNGLGYRQDDGAFVVSAYDRP from the coding sequence ATGGGTCTCAGGTTGCCTTTGGTCTTCATCTTATGTCTTGCGGCATTGAGAAGCAGTGCCTATAAAGTGCCGAATGCTAGAGTCCGTGTATTTTATCCAAAAGGTTTTGAGGTGTCGATACCACATGAACCAGGAATCTCTTTGTTTGCATTTCATGGCAAAGTGAACGAAGAATTTGATGGCTTGGAGGCTGGTCGTTGGGCTCGAGATATACCCACTGCAAAGAAGGGACGTTGGACATTTCGGGATCGCGaaactgttttaaatttgGGCGATACTCTATATTTCTGGACATATGTCATTTACAATGGCCTCGGCTATCGTCAGGATGATGGAGCTTTCGTCGTTTCCGCCTATGACAGACCTTAA
- the LOC26530025 gene encoding uncharacterized protein LOC26530025, producing MKLIYQLILFALLINICLGSSQQQRQNCKNQHNVTDNDLAALPATATVADIPKNIKCFLKCVLQPLLIAENRNYDTDKEQKFMRCKEKYENVEDWSGCDYETNIFLCLDWL from the exons ATGAAGCTTATTTATCAGCTAATTCTATTTGCTTTATTG ATCAACATTTGTCTTGGTAGTTCGCAGCAGCAACgccaaaattgtaaaaatcaACACAATGTGACGGATAATGACCTCGCAGCCTTACCAGCAACTGCCACAGTTGCTGATATTCccaaaaacataaaatgcTTTCTAAAATGTGTTTTACAACCATTATTAATAGCTGAAAATCGAAATTATGATACAGACAAAGAACAGAAATTCATGCGTTGTAAGGAGAAATACGAAAATGTGGAAGATTGGTCTGGTTGTGATTATGAaactaatatatttttatgtctGGATTGGTTGTAA